Proteins co-encoded in one Astatotilapia calliptera chromosome 18, fAstCal1.2, whole genome shotgun sequence genomic window:
- the LOC113010751 gene encoding HIG1 domain family member 1A, mitochondrial yields the protein MSSYEESESKFWRKAKENPFVPVGMAGFVAIVGYRLMKMKSRGDTKMSVHLIHMRVAAQGFVVGAMTVGVLFSMYRDYFAKPIEQEQKATQPK from the exons ATGTCTTCTTATGAGGAGAGTGAGTCCAAATTCTGGCGAAAGGCAAAGGAGAATCCATTTGTCCCAGTCG GGATGGCTGGATTTGTTGCTATTGTTGGCTACAGgctgatgaaaatgaaaagtcGTGGAGATACAAAAATGTCGGTGCACCTGATTCACATGCGTGTAGCTGCCCAAGGCTTTGTGGTGGGAGCAATGACTGTTG gtgTCCTGTTCTCCATGTACAGAGATTACTTTGCAAAGCCTATTGAACAAGAACAGAAAGCAACCCAACCCAAGTGA